In a genomic window of Bemisia tabaci chromosome 1, PGI_BMITA_v3:
- the LOC109040450 gene encoding BTB/POZ domain-containing protein 1: protein MVVQPALDTAVQTCHKAEDDSCDQNIAHSDAKSYASFVSPKRGYADKITCDCIKTENGAVGPRKFSVSSESDDMSLNPMCSSESPAKCCLKQRCGLFLETGFLSDVTFIVGEGEQRQKFHAHRVFLASGSEVFGTMFCKKWSELGEIEIPDVEPVAFSALLRYLYTDEFCVTSETVAGTLYAAKKYSILSLENFCFNFLMDNLSSDNAFAVLTHAKLFDEERLIDACLKVIDCDTEASILASGFLDIDSGLLQMILARDSLSIKEVELFKAVLRWSEAECERKHLPVNEINQQAVMAEILQLIRFPLMSIQEISSIVASANVMSKENLLSIFTYLSSNPKPSICFNAIPRLWEKFKVNRFQEVAAGFDFQNDLELGEFIIFQVNREVHFQGVGLFSSVVGPARYSVDLILRCSPFDEILQQEINDYVIDGTSLTFEACLKRPVKLKACKDYRVFVKMKGPPSFYGKNGVGDIEVRLPHERTVTVSFSSFQPTKKRRTNVYTGQIPELIFTT, encoded by the exons ATGGTCGTTCAGCCAGCTTTGGACACTGCTGTACAGACTTGCCACAAGGCTGAAGATGACAGTTGCGATCAAAACATAGCACATTCCGACGCTAAAAGTTATGCTTCTTTTGTATCACCAAAAAGAGGATATGCTGACAAAATCACATGTGATTGTATCAAGACTGAAAATGGAGCTGTTGGCCCGAGAAAGTTTTCTGTTTCTTCCGAGTCTGATGATATGAGTCTGAACCCAATGTGTTCTTCCGAATCTCCTGCCAAATGTTGCCTGAAACAAAGATGTGGCTTATTCCTAGAAACTGGGTTTTTAAGCGATGTCACATTTATTGTAGGTGAAGGAGAGCAAAGACAAAAGTTTCATGCTCATAGAGTTTTCCTTGCAAGCGGCAGCGAGGTTTTCGGAACCATGTTCTGTAAAAAATGGTCAGAATTAGGTGAAATCGAAATTCCCGATGTCGAACCTGTAGCATTCTCTGCACTTCTCAG GTATTTATACACTGATGAATTTTGTGTCACATCCGAAACAGTTGCTGGAACTCTGTATGCTGCCAAAAAGTATTCAATCTTATCCCTTGAAAacttttgctttaattttttgatggaTAATCTATCTTCTGATAATGCCTTTGCTGTGTTGACTCAT gcaaaactttttgatgagGAGAGACTCATTGATGCATGCCTTAAAGTAATTGATTGTGACACAGAGGCCTCCATTCTTGCAAGTGGCTTTCTTGATATTGATTCGGGATTGCTTCAGATGATTTTAGCACGTGACTCCTTGAGCATCAAAGAAGTTGAATTGTTCAAAGCTGTTCTCAG GTGGAGCGAGGCCGAATGTGAACGGAAACATCTGCCTGTAAACGAAATAAATCAGCAAGCAGTGATGGCAGAGATATTGCAGCTTATACGATTTCCATTAATGTCCATCCAAGAGATCTCATCAATTGTAGCATCTGCAAATGTTatgtcaaaagaaaatttacttTCTATTTTTACATATCTCTCTTCGAATCCAAAACCATCGATCTGTTTCAATGCAATACCTCGTCtttgggaaaaattcaaagtaaacAGGTTTCAAGAAGTTGCAGCAggttttgattttcaaaatgaccTAGAACTGGGAGAATTTATCAT CTTTCAAGTTAACAGGGAGGTACACTTCCAAGGTGTTGGATTGTTTAGTTCAGTTGTGGGGCCAGCTCGTTATTCCGTTGATTTGATATTGAGGTGTTCCCCGttcgatgaaattttgcaacaggaaATTAATGACTACGTGATTGATGGAACCTCATTAACATTTGAAGCATGTTTGAAGAGGCCTGTAAAGTTAAAGGCCTGCAAAGACTACAGGGTGTTTGTGAAAATGAAG GGTCCACCTTCTTTTTACGGAAAGAATGGAGTTGGAGACATTGAGGTTCGATTGCCACATGAGCGAACTGTCACCGTCAGTTTCTCTAGCTTTCAGCCAACTAAAAAGCGCCGCACAAATGTTTACACTGGACAAATTCCAGAACTAATATTTACCACTTAA